One segment of Carya illinoinensis cultivar Pawnee chromosome 1, C.illinoinensisPawnee_v1, whole genome shotgun sequence DNA contains the following:
- the LOC122278775 gene encoding uncharacterized protein LOC122278775 — MNRTFSSKIPKKPSLSVAPAKNEDCNQRKKKQSTSHNPFQDLDAISSCSHSNCSEAFSASIEVPRGCLGFFLSHYSSSSSTSSSNSKSKIPIERPKTLAKTPKSAPNGRVSKLSRSKTSKENKLSNPTVEENPDRLVSKKTPRFKKNPPCLYQWQSVKKTHSRTAQKSQHFSALNNGGDSANNLPFGSEGEGLVRMVDDVREATELKPRDADATCTPLTKTYGSALDCEVGKFVEESSNKSNGKTPPVQASLSPEIQCGSVVSTAIIPACYGAGHIISGVADKRKCRPRGILTVGEHDFSFGGVKPFDSFDGDEEENVIGIGDDSTVIHEPTEASMHWLLSPCNEEDEGPKENSEDDGSCRRRGLGGHDIIQSPSSPSTGQGFSSDEGNKGNTESSTNNNRRRDTYLISPNVLPEFEGLSPMSSPHATPRWEAITAKEGRENCFDLEGKNSPFSMDSLGSGNVMRTPQSESSSDRLVGLSWLNEDSYKKDHFESELNLVAEVLQMTSLSPKSHISIGGPFDSSFQFDCLTTSSRCLSDEEKDAHGCSDNQLKSCRSPDANVDVASDQTLTNNSRSTEYLDNEPRTEGNSKEQFPSQISCPCAESISTDGGGLVASRDSDWTLCYKNHLFEE, encoded by the exons ATGAACCGGACATTCTCGTCGAAGATCCCAAAGAAACCTTCTCTATCAGTAGCACCTGCGAAGAACGAAGACTGCAaccagaggaagaagaagcagaGTACTTCTCATAACCCGTTTCAGGACCTCGATGCCATTTCTAGTTGCAGCCATAGCAATTGCAGTGAGGCTTTTTCTGCGTCTATTGAAGTTCCTAGAGGTTGCCTCGggttttttctctctcactactcttcctcttcctctactTCTTCTTCTAATTCGAAGTCGAAAATTCCTATTGAAAGACCCAAAACTCTCGCCAAAACCCCCAAATCAGCCCCAAATGGAAGGGTCTCAAAGCTATCCAGATCTAAGACCTCAAAGGAGAACAAACTGTCAAACCCAACTGTTGAAGAAAACCCAGATAGACTCGTATCAAAGAAAACGCCGAGATTCAAGAAAAACCCACCTTGCCTGTACCAGTGGCAATCTGTGAAAAAAACCCATTCTAGAACTGCGCAAAAGTCGCAACATTTTTCAGCCTTGAACAACGGTGGCGACTCTGCGAATAACTTGCCGTTTGGATCTGAAGGAGAAGGCCTGGTGAGGATGGTTGATGATGTACGTGAGGCCACCGAGCTCAAACCACGGGATGCTGATGCAACTTGTACTCCTTTAACTAAGACATATGGGTCAGCTTTGGATTGCGAAGTTGGAAAGTTTGTGGAGGAGAGCTCAAACAAGAGTAATGGTAAGACACCTCCTGTTCAGGCCTCTCTGTCGCCTGAGATACAATGTGGGTCAGTTGTCTCGACCGCGATCATACCTGCTTGTTATGGTGCTGGCCACATTATTTCTGGGGTTGCTGACAAGAGGAAGTGTAGGCCTAGAGGGATTCTAACTGTAGGAGAACATGATTTTAGCTTTGGCGGAGTTAAGCCTTTTGATAGTTTTGatggtgatgaagaagaaaatgttaTAGGGATTGGTGATGATTCAACTGTGATCCATGAACCGACCGAGGCTTCGATGCACTGGCTTCTATCTCCATGTAATGAGGAGGATGAGGGTCCGAAGGAGAATTCAGAAGATGATGGGTCATGTAGACGTCGGGGGTTAGGAGGGCATGATATAATCCAGTCTCCTTCCTCACCGTCAACTGGTCAAGGGTTTTCTTCAGATGAAGGTAATAAGGGTAATACAGAAAGTAGTACTAATAATAACAGGAGAAGGGACACCTATTTAATATCTCCAAATGTACTTCCTGAATTTGAAGGGTTATCCCCCATGTCTTCTCCCCACGCGACACCTCGTTGGGAAGCCATCACTGCAAAAGAAGGTAGAGAAAACTGTTTCGATCTTGAAGGTAAAAATTCTCCATTCTCCATGGACTCTTTGGGTAGTGGAAATGTTATGCGAACCCCACAATCAGAATCGAGCTCAGACAGACTTGTTGGCCTGTCATGGTTAAATGAAGACAGTTACAAGAAAGATCACTTTGAATCTGAACTCAATTTGGTGGCTGAAGTTCTTCAGATGACAAGCTTGTCTCCCAAGAGCCATATATCAATCGGGGGTCCTTTTGACTCGAGTTTCCAATTTGATTGTCTAACTACTTCTTCCAG ATGCTTGTCAGATGAAGAGAAAGATGCCCATGGCTGCAGCGACAACCAGTTAAAATCCTGTCGGAGTCCCGATGCCAATGTTGATGTAGCAAGTGATCAGACATTAACTAACAACTCTAGGTCTACTGAGTATTTAGATAATGAACCGAGAACTGAGGGGAACAGTAAAGAACAGTTTCCTTCTCAGATATCCTGTCCCTGTGCAGAATCCATAAGCACTGATGGAGGTGGCCTTGTTGCTTCGAGGGATTCAGATTGGACTCTCTGCTACAAGAACCATTTGTTTGAAGAATAA